The following proteins are encoded in a genomic region of Alistipes shahii WAL 8301:
- a CDS encoding M23 family metallopeptidase, producing the protein MGEKGHRFGTETLRTGAEELTHEAQVLTHGVMTAPFRLRTYRLIRKILIGFILVSIANVLFSYFFYTPKMYRILRDNRETVIKYRILQDRIRTAQQRVDEIRHRDNYVYRSLFSTDTLSIPGVWQPYPDSKYAPLAADDYAPLMVGTWRQLDALARTIYLESVSFDELQQFSKNKEQLSAAVPAIWPIDRSALHNNHIGAFSARRMHPVLGYIRPHTGIDFGCDCGTPVYATGDAVVETASASGFNGGYGKQVLLNHEFGYKTRYAHLNEVLVKPGERVTRGQIIARTGNTGRSTGPHLHYEVIHKGVPVNPINYFNRNMTPEEYERLMENMRETNFEKL; encoded by the coding sequence ATGGGCGAAAAAGGACACAGATTCGGAACCGAAACGCTTCGGACAGGCGCAGAGGAGCTGACACACGAGGCGCAGGTTCTCACGCACGGCGTGATGACGGCCCCGTTCCGGCTCCGCACCTACCGCCTGATCCGCAAGATCCTGATCGGATTCATCCTCGTGTCGATCGCCAACGTCCTCTTCTCCTACTTCTTCTACACGCCCAAGATGTACCGCATCCTGCGCGACAACCGCGAGACGGTGATCAAATACCGCATTCTCCAGGACCGCATCCGCACCGCCCAGCAGCGCGTCGACGAAATACGCCACCGCGACAACTACGTCTACCGCTCGCTCTTCTCGACCGACACGCTCTCGATCCCGGGCGTGTGGCAACCCTACCCCGATTCGAAATACGCCCCGCTCGCCGCCGACGACTACGCCCCGCTGATGGTCGGGACATGGCGGCAGCTGGACGCGCTGGCCCGGACGATCTACCTCGAATCGGTGTCGTTCGACGAATTGCAGCAGTTCTCGAAGAACAAGGAGCAGCTCTCGGCAGCCGTCCCGGCCATCTGGCCCATCGACCGCTCGGCGCTGCACAACAACCACATCGGCGCCTTCAGCGCGCGCCGCATGCACCCCGTGCTGGGCTACATCCGCCCCCACACGGGCATCGACTTCGGCTGCGACTGCGGCACTCCGGTCTACGCCACGGGCGACGCCGTGGTCGAAACAGCCTCGGCCAGCGGCTTCAACGGCGGCTACGGCAAGCAGGTGCTGCTCAACCACGAATTCGGTTACAAGACGCGCTACGCCCACCTGAACGAGGTGCTCGTGAAACCCGGCGAGCGCGTCACGCGCGGCCAGATCATCGCCCGGACGGGCAACACGGGGCGTTCGACGGGCCCCCACCTCCACTACGAGGTGATCCACAAGGGCGTGCCCGTCAACCCGATCAACTATTTCAACCGCAACATGACCCCCGAGGAGTACGAACGCCTGATGGAGAACATGCGCGAGACCAACTTCGAAAAGCTCTGA
- a CDS encoding M23 family metallopeptidase produces MAGKKDLERLRRRRRRKQRIIRATVHLFVWLGMAVLYYVGFSVFFDTPFEYQMKHSTDRLRREYEALSARYDSLSTVLGNLSERDRNVFRILFESEPYDFDSEHEQRQSSTYEKIVGRSTRQLKRELRERVSEMERQLETLNASYLELQARIDTAGRRCDNIPSIQPVINKQLTLLTASYGMRIHPFYKTLQSHQGVDYTIPEGSRVFATADGVVRDAAQRNSTQGQTVVIDHGNGYETSYSHLSKINVRKGQTVRRGDIIALSGDTGLSLAPHLHYEVRLDGMRVDPIHYFFMELTPTEYQRLMRIAQTGMQSFD; encoded by the coding sequence ATGGCAGGTAAAAAGGATTTAGAGCGTCTGCGCAGGCGCAGGCGGCGCAAGCAGCGGATCATCCGCGCCACGGTCCACCTTTTCGTGTGGCTGGGGATGGCGGTGCTCTACTACGTGGGCTTCTCGGTCTTCTTCGACACGCCGTTCGAATACCAGATGAAGCACTCGACCGACCGCCTGCGCCGCGAATACGAGGCGCTGTCCGCCCGGTACGACTCGCTCTCGACCGTTCTGGGAAACCTTTCGGAACGCGACCGCAACGTTTTCCGCATCCTCTTCGAGTCGGAGCCGTACGATTTCGACTCGGAGCACGAACAACGGCAGAGTTCGACCTACGAAAAGATCGTGGGCCGCTCGACGCGTCAGCTCAAACGCGAACTGCGCGAGAGGGTGAGCGAAATGGAACGACAGCTCGAAACGCTCAACGCCTCGTACCTCGAACTGCAGGCGCGCATCGACACGGCGGGCCGCAGGTGCGACAACATCCCCTCGATCCAGCCCGTGATCAACAAGCAGCTGACGTTGCTCACAGCCTCCTACGGCATGCGCATCCACCCCTTCTACAAGACGCTGCAATCGCATCAGGGCGTGGATTACACCATCCCCGAGGGTTCGCGCGTCTTCGCCACGGCCGACGGCGTGGTGCGCGACGCGGCGCAGCGCAACTCGACGCAGGGCCAGACCGTAGTGATCGACCACGGCAACGGCTACGAAACCTCGTACAGCCACCTCTCGAAGATCAACGTCCGCAAGGGCCAGACCGTGCGGCGGGGCGACATCATCGCCCTCTCGGGCGACACGGGCCTTTCGCTGGCCCCCCACCTCCACTACGAAGTGCGGCTCGACGGCATGCGCGTCGACCCGATCCACTATTTCTTCATGGAGCTGACCCCCACCGAGTACCAACGCCTGATGCGCATCGCCCAGACCGGCATGCAGTCGTTCGACTGA
- a CDS encoding HAD family hydrolase has product MENSEIRLLLLDFDGTLADTRRANTLSYVAALGEAGYTLTEEEYAANYFGMRCNEFLTRFGIADPAERERLRLRKIALYPTFFDTVRLNEPLWTFCRQFRAGGGRVWVVSTGSRANIDNVMRHLGIGGPTAEGGVSETGFHSGGTDPAAPLGRVDGILSGADVERPKPAPDCFLEAMRREGCTPRETLIFEDSAIGIEAARRSGASYFVVKL; this is encoded by the coding sequence ATGGAAAATTCTGAAATCCGCCTTCTTCTGCTCGATTTCGACGGCACGCTGGCCGACACCCGGCGGGCCAACACGCTCTCCTACGTCGCGGCCCTCGGCGAAGCGGGCTACACGCTCACCGAGGAGGAGTACGCCGCCAATTACTTCGGAATGCGGTGCAACGAGTTTCTCACACGCTTCGGAATCGCCGACCCCGCCGAACGCGAGCGGCTGCGGCTTCGCAAGATCGCCCTCTACCCCACGTTTTTCGACACCGTGCGGCTCAACGAACCCCTGTGGACGTTCTGCCGGCAGTTCCGCGCCGGCGGCGGCCGCGTGTGGGTGGTCTCGACGGGCAGCCGGGCCAACATCGACAACGTGATGCGCCACCTGGGAATCGGCGGCCCCACGGCAGAGGGCGGGGTCTCCGAAACGGGCTTCCACTCCGGCGGAACGGACCCCGCAGCGCCGCTGGGCCGTGTCGACGGCATTCTCTCGGGCGCCGATGTGGAGCGTCCGAAACCCGCTCCGGACTGTTTTCTGGAGGCCATGCGCCGCGAAGGCTGCACGCCGCGCGAGACGCTGATCTTCGAGGATTCCGCAATCGGCATCGAGGCGGCACGCCGCAGCGGAGCGTCGTATTTCGTGGTGAAATTGTAG
- a CDS encoding PD-(D/E)XK nuclease family protein: MKTFLHEVAEDLYARYGEGLSERAILFPSRRARLFFVDALTGIAGRPMWQPRWVTVDDLTTEISGLRTGDRVRLITELYKIYSEYHAEPFDKFYFWGDMLLTDFDTIDKYRIDAAMLFRNISEIKEIEADISYLTPAQLQILRFWSTLADETDLSEEKRRFLAIWKTLGPVYARFRERLSELGIAYNGMVQRAAADRIRGEGYAFPEARQYVVAGFNALSECEKQLFRFLSTAAETDFYWDYDSYYKDRPEQEAGMFVRENVVQFPPRGDVSHDNMERPKELTAVAAVSNAVQCKHAAAILRELAARGPLDKRTAVVLTDENLLLPLLYALPPEIGKVNVTMGYPLRASLAYTFVERLVELQAHRRTKGAGCTFYHADAVGILAHPYVADSDARETRAMQDEIVRERRISVDAAWLGRNDLLRMIFSPAAAWRELSDWLLRVVAAVARTPYEGDDRRQRVEFLAVISEEISKLRNSLDECDIELTTEVYTSLLRRHLQTVRIPYEGEPLEGVQVMGILETRNLDFENVVLLSMNDDNFPGNHMAQASFVPYNLRAAYGLPTPEHHEGVYAYYFYRLVQRARRVWMLYCSHADDKSTGEPSRYIYQLDYESGFPVRKVEVGVDVNLAETDPIEVAKDEGIMQRLGRFTDPESKATLSPTAFFRYVACPLRFYFHSVARLQADDEIAEEVDAPMFGTILHAAVQKLYARIVGEAHPGETLRAMIRTGEIAAAVEAAINENYLQDPAATTDDYTGNLLLVKDIVTRYLRGGVMPYDAAHDGFTVTGLEQEVAYGFDFTAAGRPLCMKFAGIADRIDALDDGTLRVVDYKTGAPHLEFAGMESLFRGEGKQRLSNILQTLLYAMMLYRTRGVDAEPALYYVRAMNRPDYLPTLDDRETGVRGGRYTLYAERFEELVRQTLAELYDPSVPFRQCEDADTCNFCDFNVICKR, encoded by the coding sequence ATGAAAACCTTTCTCCACGAAGTTGCCGAAGACCTCTATGCCCGTTACGGCGAAGGGCTTTCCGAAAGGGCGATCCTCTTTCCGTCGCGGCGTGCGCGGCTGTTCTTCGTCGACGCCCTGACGGGCATCGCCGGGCGTCCGATGTGGCAGCCCCGGTGGGTGACGGTCGACGATCTGACGACCGAGATTTCGGGACTCCGCACCGGGGACCGCGTGCGGCTGATCACCGAACTCTACAAAATCTATTCGGAATACCACGCCGAGCCGTTCGACAAGTTCTATTTCTGGGGCGACATGCTCCTGACGGATTTCGACACCATCGACAAATACCGGATCGACGCCGCGATGCTGTTCCGCAACATCTCGGAGATCAAGGAGATCGAGGCCGACATTTCGTACCTCACTCCCGCGCAGCTGCAAATCCTGCGTTTCTGGTCGACGCTCGCCGACGAAACCGACCTCTCGGAGGAGAAGCGCCGCTTCCTGGCGATCTGGAAGACTCTTGGGCCGGTTTACGCCCGCTTCCGCGAACGGCTCTCCGAGCTGGGCATCGCCTACAACGGCATGGTCCAGCGGGCCGCCGCCGACCGCATCCGCGGCGAGGGGTATGCCTTTCCCGAGGCGCGGCAATATGTCGTGGCGGGATTCAACGCCCTGTCGGAGTGCGAGAAACAGCTATTCCGCTTCCTCTCGACGGCTGCCGAGACCGATTTCTACTGGGATTACGACTCCTATTATAAAGACCGCCCCGAGCAGGAGGCCGGGATGTTCGTGCGCGAGAACGTCGTGCAGTTCCCGCCGCGCGGGGACGTGTCGCACGACAACATGGAGCGTCCGAAGGAGCTGACCGCCGTGGCTGCCGTGTCGAACGCCGTGCAGTGCAAGCACGCCGCCGCAATCCTGCGGGAACTGGCCGCACGGGGGCCGCTGGACAAGCGCACCGCCGTGGTGCTGACCGATGAAAACCTGCTCCTGCCGCTGCTCTACGCCCTGCCGCCCGAGATCGGGAAGGTCAACGTCACGATGGGCTATCCGCTGCGGGCCAGCCTGGCCTACACCTTCGTCGAACGCCTCGTGGAGTTGCAGGCCCACCGCCGCACGAAGGGCGCAGGATGCACGTTCTACCATGCCGACGCCGTGGGCATTCTCGCGCACCCCTACGTCGCGGACAGCGATGCCCGCGAGACCCGCGCCATGCAGGACGAGATCGTGCGCGAACGGCGCATTTCGGTCGACGCCGCATGGCTGGGACGCAACGACCTGCTGCGGATGATCTTTTCGCCCGCCGCCGCGTGGCGCGAGTTGTCCGACTGGCTGCTGCGGGTCGTCGCCGCCGTGGCCCGGACGCCCTACGAGGGCGACGACCGGCGTCAGCGCGTGGAGTTTCTGGCCGTGATTTCGGAGGAGATTTCCAAACTTCGCAATTCGCTGGACGAGTGCGACATCGAGTTGACGACGGAGGTTTACACCTCGCTGCTGCGTCGCCATTTGCAGACCGTGCGCATCCCCTACGAGGGCGAGCCGCTCGAAGGGGTGCAGGTCATGGGCATCCTCGAAACCCGCAACCTCGATTTTGAAAACGTCGTTCTGCTCTCGATGAACGACGACAACTTCCCGGGCAACCACATGGCGCAGGCGTCGTTCGTGCCCTACAACCTGCGGGCGGCCTACGGACTGCCCACGCCCGAGCACCACGAGGGAGTTTACGCCTACTATTTCTACCGCCTCGTGCAGCGCGCCCGGCGGGTGTGGATGCTCTACTGCTCGCACGCCGACGACAAATCGACGGGCGAACCGAGCCGCTACATCTACCAGCTCGACTACGAGAGCGGATTTCCCGTCCGGAAGGTCGAGGTGGGTGTGGATGTCAACCTCGCCGAGACCGATCCGATCGAGGTGGCCAAGGACGAGGGGATCATGCAGCGTCTCGGACGCTTCACCGACCCAGAATCGAAGGCCACGCTCTCGCCGACGGCTTTCTTCCGCTATGTGGCCTGTCCCCTGCGGTTCTATTTTCACTCCGTGGCGCGTCTCCAGGCCGACGACGAGATCGCCGAGGAGGTCGACGCCCCGATGTTCGGCACGATCCTTCACGCCGCGGTGCAGAAACTCTATGCCCGGATCGTGGGCGAGGCGCACCCCGGCGAGACCCTGCGGGCGATGATCCGCACGGGTGAGATCGCCGCGGCGGTCGAGGCGGCGATCAACGAGAATTATTTGCAGGACCCCGCGGCCACGACCGACGACTATACGGGCAACCTGCTGCTGGTCAAAGACATCGTTACACGCTATCTGCGGGGCGGGGTGATGCCCTACGATGCGGCGCACGACGGCTTCACGGTCACGGGGCTGGAGCAGGAAGTGGCATACGGATTCGATTTCACGGCGGCGGGCCGCCCCCTTTGCATGAAGTTCGCGGGCATCGCCGACCGCATCGACGCGCTGGACGACGGAACGCTGCGTGTGGTGGACTACAAGACCGGGGCGCCGCACCTGGAGTTCGCCGGGATGGAGAGCCTTTTCCGCGGCGAGGGCAAACAGCGGCTTTCGAACATCCTCCAGACCTTGCTCTACGCCATGATGCTCTACCGCACGCGGGGCGTCGACGCCGAACCCGCGCTCTACTACGTGCGGGCGATGAACCGTCCCGACTACCTGCCGACGCTCGACGACCGGGAAACGGGCGTCCGCGGCGGACGTTACACGCTTTATGCCGAACGGTTCGAGGAGTTGGTGCGCCAAACGCTGGCGGAGCTCTACGATCCCTCGGTGCCCTTCCGCCAGTGCGAGGACGCCGACACCTGCAACTTCTGCGATTTCAACGTGATTTGCAAGAGGTAG